One Anthonomus grandis grandis chromosome 13, icAntGran1.3, whole genome shotgun sequence DNA segment encodes these proteins:
- the LOC126743571 gene encoding uncharacterized protein LOC126743571 — MGMFFPCLAAACANGAAIKIFREPTTTSNGPLFSLYIFIFTCFLLMWSVRIYPGNLRKVGKLQFIVEFLISDFLMQNLIIDFWFPLETLVMEGLPNLGQTIDDWVAVGDWNAEVITDLLKNESAGFYASYFMSTFFLIITLHACRIIDLRTLTQEGPMCFFKEIGRKIKLTIRRLIRKFVPGKRRVKINERRNTCRDYCAFGPQNPHVPDSKDYCSQQDHASRRRRRSSCSPAKRYCPVHNPMPPIDFSDCSETSTEDFRKSSC; from the exons ATGGGGATGTTTTTTCCGTGTTTGGCGGCAGCCTGCGCCAACGGGGCtgccataaaaattttcagagaaCCGACGACAACGAGCAACGGGCCCCTTTTCTCCCtatacattttcattttcaCTTGCTTTCTGTTAATGTGGAGTGTCAGGATTTACCCAGGAAACCTGAGGAAAGTGGGAAAACTACAATTTATCGTGGAATTTTTAATATCAGATTTCCTTATGCAAAATCTTATTATCGACTTTTGGTTTCCACTAGAAACATTGGTTATGGAAGGTTTACCCAACCTTGGACAAACTATTGATGACTGGGTGGCAG tgGGAGATTGGAACGCAGAAGTGATAACGGACCTCCTCAAAAACGAATCGGCCGGGTTTTACGCCAGTTACTTCATGTCGACTTTTTTCCTGATCATAACTTTGCATGCATGTCGAATTATAGATTTAAGGACCCTTAC GCAAGAAGGTCCAATGTgctttttcaaagaaattggacgcaaaataaaattaacgatCAGACGGCTCATTCGCAAATTTGTACCGGGAAAACGAAGAGTAAAAATTAATGAGCGCAGAAACACGTGTCGGGACTACTGCGCCTTCGGACCCCAGAATCCACATGTACCTGATAGTAAGGATTATTGTTCCCAGCAGGATCACGCTTCTCGAAGAAGGAGAAGATCATCATGTAGTCCGGCTAAAAG GTATTGTCCAGTCCATAATCCAATGCCACCCATCGATTTTTCAGATTGCAGTGAAACGAGCACTGAAGATTTTAGAAAATCATCATGTTAA